Proteins encoded by one window of Streptacidiphilus sp. PB12-B1b:
- a CDS encoding VWA domain-containing protein — MAEPPGVLPCFDRAEFAARFGAELHRAGVVATPERSVRFVEALRLLPPVDRAALYWAARLAYVTGREQIAPFDRIFALVFGGLTDPAGPRGDSANPPLPGLVPGPPAAPDSAGPPPRPADARLPGGAAQQEPDADRPPRPEPPEGTDALRLIGSSDETLAHKDFGSLRPGELAELDRLLDALVPRLPLRRTRRREADPRGRRVDLRRSLRQSLRTGGETLRLARSHGRLRRRPLVLLCDISGSMEPYTRAYLRFFSRVGSRAGSGVAAEIFVFATRLTRLTPVLRHATPDAALRRAGRTAPDWSGGTLIARALAEFLGGYGRRGMARGAVVVVFSDGWEGEDPAAVGREMARLSLLAHRVVWVNPRKAAPGYAPLTGGMAAALPYCDAFVSGHSAAALAEVVEAIAGEDGGRRHGQPGRSGRSSGSGR, encoded by the coding sequence ATGGCTGAGCCGCCGGGCGTCCTGCCCTGCTTCGACCGGGCCGAGTTCGCCGCCCGGTTCGGCGCGGAGCTGCACCGGGCCGGGGTGGTCGCCACCCCGGAGCGGTCGGTGCGCTTCGTGGAGGCGCTGCGGCTGCTGCCGCCGGTGGACAGGGCCGCCCTGTACTGGGCGGCCCGGCTGGCCTACGTCACCGGGCGCGAGCAGATCGCGCCCTTCGACCGGATCTTCGCCCTGGTCTTCGGCGGCCTGACCGATCCGGCCGGGCCGCGCGGCGACTCGGCCAACCCGCCGCTGCCCGGCCTGGTGCCCGGTCCCCCGGCGGCCCCGGACTCGGCGGGCCCGCCGCCACGACCGGCCGACGCGCGCCTGCCCGGCGGCGCGGCGCAGCAGGAGCCCGACGCCGACCGTCCGCCGCGCCCGGAGCCGCCGGAGGGCACCGACGCGCTGCGGCTGATCGGCAGCAGCGACGAGACCCTCGCCCACAAGGACTTCGGCAGCCTGCGGCCGGGCGAGCTGGCCGAGCTGGACCGGCTGCTGGACGCCCTCGTCCCCCGGCTGCCGCTGCGCCGGACCCGCCGCCGCGAGGCCGACCCCCGGGGCCGCCGGGTCGATCTGCGGCGCAGCCTGCGGCAGAGCCTGCGGACCGGCGGCGAGACGCTGCGGCTGGCCCGCTCGCACGGCCGGCTGCGCCGCCGACCGCTGGTGCTGCTCTGCGACATCTCCGGCTCCATGGAGCCCTACACCCGTGCCTACCTGCGGTTCTTCTCCCGGGTCGGCTCCCGCGCGGGCTCCGGGGTGGCCGCCGAGATCTTCGTCTTCGCCACCCGGCTCACCCGGCTCACCCCCGTCCTGCGGCATGCCACGCCGGACGCGGCGCTGCGCCGGGCCGGGCGCACCGCCCCGGACTGGTCCGGGGGCACGCTGATCGCCCGGGCGCTGGCCGAGTTCCTCGGCGGCTACGGGCGCCGGGGCATGGCCCGGGGCGCGGTGGTGGTGGTCTTCTCGGACGGCTGGGAGGGCGAGGACCCGGCGGCGGTGGGCCGCGAGATGGCCCGGCTGAGCCTGCTGGCCCACCGGGTGGTCTGGGTCAATCCGCGCAAGGCCGCCCCCGGCTACGCGCCGCTCACCGGGGGGATGGCCGCAGCGCTGCCGTACTGCGACGCCTTCGTCAGCGGGCACAGCGCGGCCGCGCTGGCGGAGGTGGTCGAGGCGATCGCCGGGGAGGACGGCGGTCGGCGGCACGGGCAGCCGGGACGGTCGGGACGGTCGTCCGGGAGCGGACGATGA
- a CDS encoding (2Fe-2S)-binding protein: MQVTIKVNGEDRSAEVEARHLLVRFLRDDLGLTGTHWGCDTSNCGTCVVLLDGEPVKSCTILAAMASGHEVRTVEGLEGAEGLDPVQQGFIENHGLQCGFCTPGMMLTARALLDRNPDPSEPEIREAISGQLCRCTGYLNIVRAVQWAARHPAQQPGGQPGEQDGQAGEQDGQAAARADAPAESTGRAA, translated from the coding sequence ATGCAGGTCACCATCAAGGTCAACGGCGAGGACCGCAGCGCCGAGGTGGAGGCCCGGCATCTGCTGGTGCGCTTCCTCCGCGACGACCTGGGCCTCACCGGCACCCACTGGGGCTGCGACACCAGCAACTGCGGCACCTGCGTGGTGCTGCTGGACGGTGAACCGGTCAAGAGCTGCACCATCCTGGCGGCGATGGCGTCCGGCCACGAGGTGCGCACCGTGGAGGGGCTGGAGGGCGCCGAGGGGCTTGACCCGGTCCAGCAGGGCTTCATCGAGAACCACGGACTGCAGTGCGGCTTCTGCACCCCGGGCATGATGCTCACCGCCCGGGCGCTGCTGGACCGCAATCCCGACCCGTCCGAGCCGGAGATCCGCGAGGCCATCTCCGGCCAGCTCTGCCGCTGCACCGGCTACCTGAACATCGTCCGCGCGGTGCAGTGGGCCGCGCGGCATCCGGCCCAGCAGCCGGGCGGGCAGCCCGGCGAGCAGGACGGGCAGGCCGGCGAGCAGGACGGGCAGGCGGCCGCACGGGCGGACGCCCCTGCCGAGAGCACCGGGAGGGCGGCATGA
- a CDS encoding aerobic carbon-monoxide dehydrogenase large subunit, with translation MTTVEDSAPAQAPEERPIGYGRLTRKEDPRFVRGKGHYVDDVRLPGMLHGAVLRSPLAHARIVSIDTSAAESHPKVKAVITGATLETLGLAWMPTLSMDTQAVLATDKVRFQGQEVAFVVAEDHYAARDAIELIDVEYEPLDPVIDARHALDPDAPVIRDDQEGRTDNHIFDWEAGDRAATDEVFARADVVVAQEMLYPRVHPAPLETCGCVADMDPVDGKLTLWSTTQAPHAHRTLYAMVAGLPEHKIRVVSPDIGGGFGNKVGIYPGYVCAVVGSILTHKPVKWMEDRSENLMSTSFARDYHMRGEIAATRDGRILGVRVNVLADHGAFNSTAQPTKYPAGFFHIFTGSYDIEAAHCSVTGVYTNKAPGGVAYACSFRVTEAVYLVERMVDCLAHELGADPAELRMKNLLRPEQFPYQNKTGWEYDSGDYPTCLRKALDLAGYEALRREQAERRARGELMGIGLSFFTETVGAGPRKHMDILGLGMADGCELRVHPTGKAVLRLSVQSQGQGHETTFAQIVAEELGVPPEDIDVVHGDTDQTPFGLGTYGSRSTPVSGAAAAVVSRKVRDKARIIAGAMLEIAPDDLEWEKGRWFVKGDPTSGKTIQEIALAAHGTLELPEGVEGHLEATTVYDPPNLTYPFGAYVCVVDVDPGTGAVKVRRFIAVDDCGTRINPMIIEGQVHGGLADGVGMALMEIIAFDEDGNCLSGSFMDYLLPTALEVPAWELDHTVTPSPHHPIGAKGIGESATVGSPPAVVNAVLDAIGVRHADMPLTPGRVWLAMHGGVGAPQ, from the coding sequence ATGACCACCGTCGAGGACAGCGCGCCGGCGCAGGCGCCCGAGGAGCGCCCGATCGGCTACGGGCGGCTGACCCGCAAGGAGGACCCGCGCTTCGTCCGGGGCAAGGGCCACTACGTGGACGACGTCCGGCTGCCGGGCATGCTGCACGGCGCGGTGCTGCGCAGCCCGCTGGCGCACGCCCGGATCGTCTCGATCGACACCTCCGCCGCCGAGTCGCACCCCAAGGTCAAGGCGGTGATCACCGGCGCCACCCTGGAGACCCTGGGACTGGCCTGGATGCCGACGCTGTCCATGGACACCCAGGCGGTGCTGGCCACCGACAAGGTGCGGTTCCAGGGCCAGGAGGTGGCCTTCGTGGTCGCCGAGGACCACTACGCGGCCCGCGACGCCATCGAGCTGATCGACGTCGAGTACGAGCCGCTGGATCCGGTGATCGACGCCCGGCACGCGCTGGACCCGGACGCGCCGGTCATCCGGGACGACCAGGAGGGCCGGACCGACAACCACATCTTCGACTGGGAGGCCGGGGACCGGGCCGCCACCGACGAGGTGTTCGCCCGCGCCGACGTCGTCGTCGCCCAGGAGATGCTCTACCCCCGGGTGCACCCCGCGCCGCTGGAGACCTGCGGCTGCGTCGCCGACATGGACCCGGTCGACGGCAAGCTGACGCTGTGGTCCACCACCCAGGCGCCGCACGCCCACCGCACCCTGTACGCGATGGTGGCGGGCCTGCCCGAGCACAAGATCCGGGTGGTGTCGCCGGACATCGGCGGCGGCTTCGGCAACAAGGTCGGCATCTACCCCGGCTACGTGTGCGCGGTGGTCGGCTCGATCCTCACGCACAAGCCGGTGAAGTGGATGGAGGACCGCTCGGAGAACCTGATGAGCACCTCCTTCGCCCGCGACTACCACATGCGCGGCGAGATCGCGGCCACCCGGGACGGCCGCATCCTGGGCGTCCGGGTGAACGTCCTGGCCGACCACGGGGCGTTCAACTCGACCGCGCAGCCGACCAAGTACCCGGCCGGGTTCTTCCACATCTTCACCGGCTCCTACGACATCGAGGCCGCGCACTGCTCGGTCACCGGCGTCTACACCAACAAGGCGCCCGGCGGGGTGGCCTACGCCTGCTCGTTCCGGGTCACCGAGGCGGTGTACCTGGTCGAGCGGATGGTGGACTGCCTGGCGCACGAGCTGGGCGCGGACCCGGCCGAGCTGCGGATGAAGAACCTGCTGCGGCCCGAGCAGTTCCCGTACCAGAACAAGACCGGCTGGGAGTACGACTCCGGCGACTACCCGACCTGTCTGCGCAAGGCGCTGGACCTGGCCGGGTACGAGGCGCTGCGCCGGGAGCAGGCCGAGCGGCGGGCCCGGGGCGAGCTGATGGGCATCGGGCTGTCGTTCTTCACCGAGACCGTCGGCGCCGGGCCGCGCAAGCACATGGACATCCTGGGCCTCGGCATGGCCGACGGCTGCGAGCTGCGGGTGCACCCCACCGGCAAGGCGGTGCTGCGGCTGAGCGTGCAGTCCCAGGGCCAGGGCCACGAGACCACCTTCGCGCAGATCGTCGCCGAGGAGCTGGGCGTCCCGCCGGAGGACATCGACGTCGTCCACGGCGACACCGACCAGACCCCGTTCGGCCTGGGCACCTACGGCAGCCGCTCCACCCCGGTGTCGGGCGCGGCGGCGGCCGTGGTGTCGCGCAAGGTCCGGGACAAGGCCCGGATCATCGCCGGGGCCATGCTGGAGATCGCCCCGGACGACCTGGAGTGGGAGAAGGGCCGCTGGTTCGTCAAGGGCGATCCCACCAGCGGGAAGACCATCCAGGAGATCGCGCTGGCCGCGCACGGCACGCTGGAGCTGCCCGAGGGCGTGGAGGGCCACCTGGAGGCCACCACCGTCTACGACCCGCCCAACCTCACCTACCCCTTCGGCGCGTACGTCTGCGTGGTGGACGTGGACCCGGGGACGGGCGCGGTGAAGGTCCGCCGCTTCATCGCGGTGGACGACTGCGGCACCCGGATCAACCCGATGATCATCGAGGGCCAGGTGCACGGCGGGCTGGCCGACGGCGTCGGCATGGCGCTGATGGAGATCATCGCCTTCGACGAGGACGGCAACTGCCTCTCCGGCTCGTTCATGGACTACCTGCTGCCCACCGCGCTGGAGGTGCCCGCCTGGGAGCTGGACCACACCGTCACGCCCTCGCCGCACCACCCGATCGGGGCCAAGGGCATCGGCGAGTCCGCAACCGTCGGCTCGCCCCCGGCGGTGGTGAACGCGGTCCTGGACGCCATCGGGGTCCGGCACGCCGACATGCCGCTCACCCCGGGCCGGGTCTGGCTGGCCATGCACGGCGGAGTGGGGGCCCCGCAGTGA
- a CDS encoding MoxR family ATPase, whose product MTPEPPADRAADPPTGPEAGARAAVARAAPDAGSLRAALDAVGYLTDTGLCTALYLALRLPQPLLLEGEPGVGKTEAARALATVLGSPLIRLQCYDGLDSAEALYEWNYPRQLLSIRLAEARGTALAEADLFSDAFLLRRPVLAALTHPGPTPAVLLIDEIDRADDDFEAFLLEVLAEASVTIPELGTVRAVVPPVVVLTSNRTRDLHDALKRRCLYHWIDYPDTDRVIEIVRRRVPDAPAALAAEVAASVRRLRTLEVQKPPGIAESIDWVLALSLLGVERLDPDAADRTLGVLVKYREDHRLVRERGLAWLVGAPDG is encoded by the coding sequence ATGACCCCCGAGCCCCCCGCCGACCGCGCCGCCGACCCCCCTACCGGCCCGGAGGCCGGGGCGCGGGCCGCCGTCGCGCGGGCAGCGCCGGACGCGGGTTCGCTGCGGGCGGCCCTGGACGCCGTCGGCTACCTGACCGACACCGGGCTGTGCACCGCCCTCTACCTGGCGCTGCGGCTGCCGCAGCCGCTGCTGCTGGAGGGCGAGCCGGGAGTGGGCAAGACCGAGGCGGCCCGGGCGCTGGCCACCGTGCTCGGCAGCCCGCTGATCCGGCTCCAGTGCTACGACGGCCTGGACTCGGCCGAGGCGCTGTACGAGTGGAACTACCCCCGCCAACTGCTCAGCATTCGGCTGGCCGAGGCCCGGGGCACCGCGCTGGCCGAGGCGGACCTGTTCTCCGATGCCTTCCTGCTGCGCCGCCCGGTGCTGGCCGCGCTCACCCATCCGGGCCCGACCCCGGCCGTGCTGCTGATCGACGAGATCGACCGCGCCGACGACGACTTCGAGGCGTTCCTGCTGGAGGTGCTGGCCGAGGCCAGCGTCACCATCCCGGAGCTGGGCACGGTCCGCGCGGTGGTCCCCCCGGTGGTGGTGCTGACCTCGAACCGGACCAGGGACCTGCACGACGCCCTGAAGCGCCGCTGCCTCTACCACTGGATCGACTACCCCGACACCGATCGGGTGATCGAGATCGTCCGGCGGCGCGTGCCCGACGCCCCGGCCGCGCTGGCGGCCGAGGTGGCGGCGTCCGTCCGGCGGCTGCGCACGCTGGAGGTGCAGAAGCCGCCCGGCATCGCCGAGAGCATCGACTGGGTGCTGGCGCTGTCCCTGCTCGGCGTCGAGCGGCTCGATCCGGACGCCGCCGACCGCACCCTCGGGGTTCTGGTGAAGTACCGGGAGGACCACCGGTTGGTGCGGGAGCGCGGCCTGGCCTGGCTGGTCGGCGCGCCCGATGGCTGA
- a CDS encoding XdhC family protein translates to MADLSAHQVPFVKATVVRARRPASAHPGDTALVLPDGRIEGFVGGVCAEATVRLQALRLLTSGESLLLRITPDVPPAPDGAEPDASAEPDEGALDVANPCLSGGELEIFLEPLRPTPTVLVHGGTPIAQALLALGPGLDYDLRGDGPEPPTPDEVAQAAAVVVASHGRDEEQLLTLAARAGVPYIALVASRRRGGAVLAGLDLTDEQRARIHTPAGLWIGARTPGEIAVSILAELVASRHAVQVPDGEASEASEAAGGVAPGAGASGTGASGRAVAGARPVTAVDPVCGMSVAVVLDTPSTDAGGARQWFCSPGCRDRYAQDPARYAEAS, encoded by the coding sequence ATGGCCGACCTGAGCGCCCACCAGGTGCCCTTCGTCAAGGCGACCGTGGTCCGGGCCCGGCGTCCGGCCAGCGCCCACCCCGGCGACACCGCGCTGGTCCTGCCGGACGGCAGGATCGAGGGCTTCGTCGGCGGCGTCTGCGCCGAAGCCACCGTCCGGCTCCAGGCGCTGCGGCTGCTGACCAGCGGGGAGTCGCTGCTGCTGCGGATCACCCCGGACGTTCCCCCGGCCCCGGACGGCGCGGAGCCGGACGCCTCGGCCGAGCCCGACGAGGGCGCCCTGGACGTGGCCAACCCCTGCCTGTCCGGCGGCGAGCTGGAGATCTTCCTGGAGCCGCTGCGGCCGACCCCGACCGTGCTGGTGCACGGCGGGACGCCGATCGCCCAGGCGCTGCTGGCGCTGGGCCCCGGCCTGGACTACGACCTGCGCGGCGACGGCCCCGAGCCGCCGACCCCGGACGAGGTGGCGCAGGCCGCGGCCGTGGTGGTCGCCTCGCACGGACGCGACGAGGAGCAGCTGCTGACCCTGGCTGCCCGGGCCGGGGTGCCGTACATCGCCCTGGTCGCCAGCCGTCGGCGCGGCGGCGCGGTACTCGCCGGGCTGGACCTCACCGACGAGCAGCGCGCCCGCATCCACACCCCGGCCGGTCTGTGGATCGGCGCCCGGACACCGGGCGAGATCGCGGTGTCGATCCTGGCCGAACTCGTCGCCTCCCGGCACGCGGTGCAGGTCCCCGACGGCGAGGCTTCGGAGGCTTCGGAGGCAGCGGGCGGGGTCGCGCCGGGCGCAGGGGCGTCGGGTACGGGGGCGTCGGGTCGGGCGGTTGCGGGGGCCCGGCCGGTGACGGCGGTGGATCCGGTCTGCGGGATGTCCGTGGCGGTCGTCCTGGACACGCCCAGCACCGACGCCGGGGGCGCGCGCCAGTGGTTCTGCTCCCCGGGCTGCCGCGACCGCTACGCCCAGGACCCGGCCAGGTACGCGGAAGCGTCATGA
- a CDS encoding nuclear transport factor 2 family protein, producing the protein MPVTPTDPAVRALVSAVNAGDRDAFLAALAPDATMSDDGSDRDLHDWIDREIFTVRGRMDVLSESDGGRSLVARFSNDTWGEMRTAWRFTVADGKVSRFDTGQA; encoded by the coding sequence ATGCCCGTGACCCCCACCGACCCCGCCGTCCGCGCCCTGGTCTCGGCCGTCAACGCGGGCGACCGCGACGCCTTCCTGGCCGCCCTCGCCCCCGACGCGACCATGTCCGACGACGGCAGCGACCGCGATCTGCACGACTGGATCGACCGGGAGATCTTCACCGTCCGGGGCCGGATGGACGTGCTGTCCGAGTCGGACGGCGGCCGCAGCCTGGTCGCCCGCTTCAGCAACGACACCTGGGGCGAGATGCGCACCGCCTGGCGCTTCACCGTCGCCGACGGCAAGGTCAGCCGCTTCGACACCGGCCAGGCGTGA
- a CDS encoding DUF5134 domain-containing protein: MTGMTGGGAAGWLIGTVAAAMLATALYCAGRLVAARLWRRPSARDVDVGHALMGVAMAGMLVPGLDPLAAPLWAAVFAAATAWFALRAAAELHPRPTLSATTGGGAASASGNRWPERGTSARHGRGRAWGGWSGSGASCGAGGGGSTSRVGVGAHVPHLVLTGTMLYMYLALPGAPAAGAAAAGPRWPLLALLLGLALVGCAVAVLARALAPRARAAGGFLAPRAADGCDLGMCLAMVYLLFAMV; the protein is encoded by the coding sequence ATGACGGGTATGACCGGCGGGGGTGCGGCGGGCTGGCTGATCGGAACGGTCGCCGCCGCGATGCTGGCCACCGCGCTGTACTGCGCCGGGCGACTGGTGGCCGCCCGGCTGTGGCGACGGCCCAGCGCGCGGGACGTCGACGTCGGGCACGCGCTGATGGGCGTCGCCATGGCGGGCATGCTCGTCCCCGGCCTGGACCCGCTGGCCGCACCGCTCTGGGCCGCCGTCTTCGCCGCCGCCACCGCCTGGTTCGCCCTCCGCGCCGCAGCCGAGCTGCACCCCCGCCCGACGCTGAGCGCCACCACCGGCGGCGGAGCCGCTTCCGCCTCCGGCAACCGCTGGCCCGAGCGCGGCACGTCCGCTCGGCACGGGCGGGGCCGGGCCTGGGGTGGGTGGTCCGGCAGTGGCGCGTCCTGCGGGGCGGGGGGCGGCGGCAGCACCTCTCGGGTGGGCGTGGGCGCGCATGTGCCGCATCTGGTGCTGACCGGGACGATGCTCTACATGTATCTGGCGCTGCCGGGCGCCCCCGCCGCAGGCGCGGCTGCGGCGGGCCCGCGCTGGCCGCTGCTGGCGCTGCTGCTCGGCCTGGCCCTGGTCGGCTGCGCGGTGGCGGTGCTCGCGCGGGCGCTGGCCCCGCGCGCCCGCGCCGCCGGGGGCTTCCTCGCGCCGCGCGCGGCCGACGGCTGCGACCTGGGGATGTGCCTGGCCATGGTCTACCTGCTGTTCGCCATGGTGTAG